One genomic region from Streptomyces sp. Li-HN-5-11 encodes:
- the rpsI gene encoding 30S ribosomal protein S9, translated as MAETTAEQPLEELDIDSYTTESEVPVEGEYTSESLASRFGEPQPAAGLGRRKNAIARVRIVPGTGKWKINGRTLEDYFPNKVHQQEVNEPFKVLELEGRYDVIARIAGGGVSGQAGALRLGVARALNEADVDNNRGPLKKAGFLRRDDRAVERKKAGLKKARKAPQYSKR; from the coding sequence GTGGCCGAGACCACTGCCGAGCAGCCGCTCGAAGAGCTTGACATCGACAGCTACACCACCGAGTCCGAGGTCCCCGTCGAGGGCGAGTACACCTCGGAGTCCCTGGCCTCCCGCTTCGGCGAGCCCCAGCCGGCCGCCGGCCTGGGCCGCCGCAAGAACGCCATCGCCCGCGTCCGGATCGTCCCGGGCACCGGCAAGTGGAAGATCAACGGTCGCACCCTCGAGGACTACTTCCCGAACAAGGTGCACCAGCAGGAAGTCAACGAGCCGTTCAAGGTTCTCGAGCTCGAGGGCCGTTACGACGTCATCGCCCGCATCGCGGGCGGCGGTGTCTCCGGTCAGGCCGGTGCCCTCCGTCTCGGTGTCGCCCGCGCCCTCAACGAGGCCGACGTCGACAACAACCGCGGCCCGCTGAAGAAGGCCGGCTTCCTCCGCCGCGACGACCGTGCGGTCGAGCGCAAGAAGGCCGGTCTGAAGAAGGCCCGCAAGGCTCCGCAGTACAGCAAGCGCTAA
- the glmS gene encoding glutamine--fructose-6-phosphate transaminase (isomerizing) translates to MCGIVGYVGSQSALEIVMAGLKRLEYRGYDSAGVAVLADGGLAAAKKAGKLVNLEKELVDRPLPTGSTGIGHTRWATHGGPTDANAHPHLDNAGRVAVVHNGIIENFAALRAELEERGHELSSETDTEVVAHLLAEEFSACADLAEAMRLVCRRLEGAFTLVAVHADEPDVVVGARRNSPLVVGVGEGEAFLASDVAAFIAHTRSAIELGQDQVVELRRDGVTVTGFDGRPADVRSYNVDWDAAAAEKGGYDYFMLKEIAEQPKAVADTLLGRIDAAGSLTLDEVRISASELRETDKVVIVACGTAFHAGLIAKYAIEHWTRIPCEVELASEFRYRDPILDAQTLVIAISQSGETMDTLMALRHAREQGAKVLAICNTNGSTIPRESDAVLYTHAGPEVAVASTKAFLTQLVACYLVALYLGQVRGTKWGDEIQDVIRDLSQIGGAVEQVLETMEPVRELARSLADKNTVLFLGRHVGYPVALEGALKLKELAYMHAEGFAAGELKHGPIALIDEDLPVVVVVPSPRGRSILHDKIVSNIQEIRARGARTIVIAEEGDEAVVPYADHLVRIPATPTLLQPLVATVPLQVFACELATARGNEVDQPRNLAKSVTVE, encoded by the coding sequence ATGTGCGGAATCGTGGGATACGTGGGATCACAGTCGGCACTCGAGATCGTGATGGCCGGGCTGAAGCGTCTGGAGTACCGGGGGTACGACTCGGCCGGCGTCGCCGTACTCGCGGACGGCGGGCTGGCCGCCGCGAAGAAGGCCGGGAAGCTCGTCAATCTGGAGAAGGAACTCGTCGACCGGCCGCTGCCAACCGGTTCGACGGGCATCGGGCACACGCGCTGGGCCACCCACGGCGGCCCGACCGACGCCAACGCCCACCCCCATCTCGACAACGCGGGGCGCGTCGCCGTCGTCCACAACGGCATCATCGAGAACTTCGCCGCCCTCCGCGCCGAGTTGGAGGAGCGCGGCCACGAGCTGTCCTCCGAGACCGACACCGAGGTCGTCGCGCATCTGCTCGCCGAGGAGTTCTCCGCGTGCGCCGACCTCGCGGAGGCCATGCGGCTCGTGTGCCGTCGCCTGGAGGGCGCGTTCACACTGGTCGCCGTGCACGCCGACGAGCCCGACGTGGTCGTGGGCGCGCGGCGGAACTCGCCCCTGGTGGTGGGCGTCGGCGAGGGCGAGGCCTTCCTCGCCTCGGACGTCGCCGCGTTCATCGCCCACACGCGCTCCGCGATCGAGCTGGGGCAGGACCAGGTGGTGGAGCTGCGCCGGGACGGCGTGACGGTGACCGGCTTCGACGGTCGGCCCGCCGACGTCCGCTCCTACAACGTCGACTGGGACGCGGCCGCCGCAGAGAAGGGCGGCTACGACTACTTCATGCTCAAGGAGATCGCCGAGCAGCCGAAGGCGGTCGCCGACACGCTGCTCGGCCGCATCGACGCGGCCGGTTCGCTGACGCTGGACGAGGTGCGGATCAGCGCCTCCGAGCTGCGCGAGACGGACAAGGTCGTCATCGTCGCCTGCGGTACGGCCTTCCACGCCGGCCTGATCGCCAAGTACGCCATCGAGCACTGGACCCGCATCCCCTGCGAGGTCGAACTCGCCAGCGAGTTCCGCTACCGGGACCCGATCCTGGACGCCCAGACCCTCGTCATCGCCATCTCCCAGTCCGGCGAGACCATGGACACCCTGATGGCGCTGCGCCACGCCCGCGAACAGGGCGCCAAGGTGCTGGCCATCTGCAACACCAACGGCTCGACCATCCCGCGCGAGTCGGACGCCGTTCTGTACACCCACGCGGGTCCCGAGGTCGCCGTCGCGTCGACGAAGGCGTTCCTGACCCAGCTGGTGGCCTGCTACCTGGTCGCGCTCTACCTCGGCCAGGTCCGCGGCACCAAGTGGGGCGACGAGATCCAGGACGTCATCCGCGACCTGTCCCAGATCGGCGGCGCGGTCGAACAGGTCCTGGAGACCATGGAGCCGGTACGGGAGCTGGCACGTTCGCTCGCCGACAAGAACACGGTGCTGTTCCTCGGGCGGCACGTGGGCTACCCGGTCGCGCTCGAAGGCGCCCTGAAGCTCAAGGAGCTGGCGTACATGCACGCCGAGGGCTTCGCGGCGGGTGAGCTGAAGCACGGCCCGATCGCGTTGATCGACGAGGACCTTCCCGTCGTCGTGGTGGTTCCGTCCCCGCGCGGCCGGTCCATCCTCCACGACAAGATCGTCTCCAACATCCAGGAGATCCGTGCGAGGGGCGCCCGTACGATCGTCATCGCCGAGGAGGGCGACGAGGCGGTCGTCCCGTACGCCGACCACCTCGTCCGCATCCCGGCGACCCCGACCCTCCTCCAGCCCCTGGTCGCGACGGTGCCGCTGCAGGTGTTCGCCTGCGAACTGGCGACGGCCCGCGGCAACGAGGTGGACCAGCCGCGGAACCTGGCGAAGTCGGTGACGGTGGAGTGA
- the glmM gene encoding phosphoglucosamine mutase, with product MGRLFGTDGVRGVANADLTAEMALGLSVAAAHVLAEAGTFEGHRPTAVVGRDPRASGEFLEAAVVAGLASAGVDVLRVGVLPTPAVAYLTGALGADLGVMLSASHNAMPDNGVKFFARGGHKLADELEDRIETVYEEHRTGAPWDRPTGAGVGRVRTYDEGFDQYADHLLGVLPNRLDGLKIVLDEAHGAAAGVSPEAFRRAGAEIVTIGADPDGLNINDGCGSTHLGPLKAAVVEHGADLGIAHDGDADRCLAVDHTGEEVDGDQILAVLALAMRERSALRSDTVVATVMSNLGFKLAMEREGIHLVQTAVGDRYVLEEMKEKDYALGGEQSGHVIILDHATTGDGTLTGLLLAARVAQSGRTLRDLASVMERLPQVLINVPDVDRSRVRTSAELAAAVADAERELGETGRVLLRPSGTEPLVRVMVEAADIDQARSVAGRLADAVKSALG from the coding sequence GTGGGACGACTCTTCGGCACGGACGGCGTGCGCGGCGTCGCCAACGCGGATCTGACCGCCGAGATGGCGCTCGGCCTCTCGGTGGCCGCCGCGCACGTACTGGCCGAGGCGGGCACCTTTGAAGGCCACCGGCCGACCGCCGTGGTCGGACGGGACCCGCGCGCGTCCGGGGAGTTCCTGGAGGCGGCCGTCGTGGCCGGTCTGGCGAGCGCGGGCGTGGACGTGCTGCGCGTCGGCGTGCTGCCGACGCCCGCGGTGGCGTACCTGACCGGCGCGCTCGGCGCCGACCTCGGCGTGATGCTGTCGGCCAGCCACAACGCCATGCCCGACAACGGGGTCAAGTTCTTCGCCCGCGGCGGGCACAAACTCGCCGACGAGCTGGAGGACCGGATCGAGACCGTCTACGAGGAGCACCGCACCGGTGCCCCCTGGGACCGTCCGACCGGCGCGGGCGTCGGCCGCGTCCGCACCTATGACGAGGGCTTCGACCAGTACGCCGACCATCTGCTGGGAGTGCTCCCGAACCGCCTCGACGGCCTGAAGATCGTCCTGGACGAGGCGCACGGCGCCGCCGCGGGCGTCTCGCCGGAGGCGTTCCGGCGGGCCGGCGCGGAGATCGTGACCATCGGCGCCGACCCGGACGGCCTCAACATCAACGACGGCTGCGGTTCCACCCACCTCGGACCGCTCAAGGCCGCCGTCGTCGAGCACGGCGCCGACCTCGGCATCGCGCACGACGGTGACGCCGACCGCTGCCTGGCGGTGGACCACACGGGCGAGGAGGTCGACGGCGACCAGATCCTGGCCGTGCTCGCGCTGGCGATGCGGGAGCGTTCCGCACTGCGCTCCGACACCGTCGTCGCGACCGTCATGTCCAACCTGGGCTTCAAGCTGGCCATGGAGCGCGAGGGCATCCACCTCGTGCAGACCGCCGTCGGCGACCGCTACGTCCTGGAGGAGATGAAGGAGAAGGACTACGCCCTCGGCGGCGAGCAGTCCGGCCACGTCATCATCCTCGACCACGCCACCACCGGCGACGGCACGCTCACCGGCCTGCTGCTGGCGGCCCGCGTCGCTCAGTCCGGCCGTACGCTGCGGGACCTCGCGTCGGTGATGGAGCGCCTGCCGCAGGTCCTCATCAACGTCCCGGACGTGGACAGGTCCCGGGTGCGGACCTCCGCCGAACTCGCGGCCGCCGTCGCCGACGCCGAGCGGGAGCTGGGGGAGACCGGACGTGTGCTGCTGCGCCCGTCCGGCACCGAGCCCCTGGTGCGGGTCATGGTCGAGGCCGCGGACATCGACCAGGCCCGGTCGGTGGCCGGCCGGCTGGCCGACGCGGTGAAGTCGGCGCTCGGCTAG
- a CDS encoding DUF389 domain-containing protein, which produces MLHLRLITPSDRTDEVVRLIEKTVGTTHLAVVPGAARNPAGDIVMCDVAREAGDELLTGLQRLGIDSTGSIAVENIDLSLSRRADKAEAEAPGEGADAVLWEHLTEATHEESTLSVTYVAFITLATMIAACGVVLDNAILIVGAMAVGPEFGPLAGICTAVVRRAPRLALRSLIALLVGFAAAMVLTSAFSLFMDAVGLFSKAQLEAARPNTGFIYAPDWFSFVVAVLAGAAGTLSLTSAKSGALVGVAISVTTVPAAANAAVALIYGDAHQAARSSQQLLLNLLGIILAGTLTLLAQKWFWDRQRERTRAVG; this is translated from the coding sequence ATGCTGCATCTGCGTCTGATCACACCGTCCGACAGGACGGACGAGGTGGTGCGCCTGATCGAGAAGACGGTCGGCACCACGCATCTCGCCGTCGTGCCGGGCGCCGCCCGCAACCCGGCCGGGGACATCGTGATGTGCGACGTGGCCCGGGAGGCGGGCGACGAACTGCTGACGGGACTCCAGCGGCTGGGCATCGACAGCACCGGCTCCATCGCCGTGGAGAACATCGACCTGTCCCTGTCCAGGCGGGCCGACAAGGCCGAGGCGGAGGCGCCGGGCGAGGGCGCGGACGCGGTGCTGTGGGAGCACCTCACCGAGGCGACGCACGAGGAGTCGACGCTGTCGGTCACCTACGTCGCCTTCATCACCCTCGCCACGATGATCGCGGCCTGCGGTGTGGTGCTCGACAACGCGATCCTGATCGTGGGCGCGATGGCGGTGGGCCCGGAGTTCGGGCCGTTGGCCGGTATCTGCACCGCGGTGGTGCGACGGGCGCCGCGGCTGGCGCTGCGCTCACTGATCGCGCTGCTGGTGGGTTTCGCCGCGGCCATGGTGCTGACCTCGGCGTTCAGTCTCTTCATGGACGCCGTCGGGTTGTTCAGCAAGGCGCAGCTGGAGGCCGCGCGGCCCAACACCGGGTTCATCTACGCCCCGGACTGGTTCTCGTTCGTGGTGGCCGTCCTCGCCGGTGCCGCCGGGACGCTGTCGCTGACGTCCGCCAAGTCGGGCGCCCTGGTGGGGGTCGCCATCTCCGTGACGACCGTACCCGCCGCCGCCAACGCGGCCGTGGCCCTGATCTACGGCGACGCCCATCAGGCCGCGCGTTCCTCGCAGCAGCTGCTGCTGAACCTGCTCGGCATCATCCTCGCCGGAACGCTCACGCTGCTCGCCCAGAAGTGGTTCTGGGACAGGCAGCGCGAGCGCACCCGCGCGGTCGGCTAG
- a CDS encoding MOSC domain-containing protein — protein sequence MGGTVAAVSSNAEYSFTKPNRDSINLLAGLGVEGDVHAGVTVQHRSRVAQDPTQPNLRQVHLIHEELFTEVAGAGFQVAPGQLGENITTRGIDLLGLPVGTVLRIGGEAVLEVTGLRNPCLQIDHFQEGLLKQVVGRDAAGNVVRKAGIMSVVREGGVVRPGDAIKVELPEGPHRQLDRV from the coding sequence GTGGGTGGGACAGTAGCCGCTGTCAGCAGCAACGCCGAGTACTCCTTCACCAAACCGAATCGGGACAGCATCAACCTGCTTGCCGGGCTCGGTGTCGAGGGGGACGTCCACGCCGGCGTGACGGTCCAGCACCGTTCGCGCGTCGCGCAGGACCCGACGCAGCCGAACCTGCGGCAGGTCCATCTCATCCACGAGGAGCTCTTCACCGAGGTCGCCGGCGCCGGCTTCCAGGTGGCTCCCGGTCAGCTGGGCGAGAACATCACCACCCGCGGCATCGACCTGCTCGGTCTGCCGGTCGGCACGGTACTGCGCATCGGCGGCGAGGCGGTGCTGGAGGTGACCGGCCTGCGCAATCCCTGCCTGCAGATCGACCACTTCCAGGAGGGGCTGCTCAAGCAGGTCGTCGGCCGCGACGCGGCGGGGAACGTCGTGCGCAAGGCCGGGATCATGAGTGTCGTGCGTGAGGGCGGCGTGGTGCGGCCCGGCGACGCGATCAAGGTGGAGCTTCCGGAGGGACCGCACCGGCAGCTGGACCGGGTCTGA
- the coaA gene encoding type I pantothenate kinase — protein MPRSAHRSRPEATPYVDLTRAEWSALRDKTPLPLSAEEVERLRGLGDVIDLDEVRDIYLPLSRLLNLYVGATDGLRGALNTFLGEQGSQSGTPFVIGVAGSVAVGKSTVARLLRALLSRWPEHPRVELVTTDGFLLPTRELQARGLMSRKGFPESYDRRALTRFVADIKAGKAEVTAPVYSHLIYDIVPGEKLTVRRPDILIVEGLNVLQPALPGKDGRTRVGLADYFDFSVYVDARTEDIEQWYLNRFRKLRATAFQDPSSYFRKYTQVSEEEALDYARTMWRTINKPNLVENIAPTRGRATLVLRKGPDHKVQRLSLRKL, from the coding sequence ATGCCCCGGAGCGCCCACCGGTCCCGGCCGGAGGCGACTCCCTACGTCGACCTCACCCGTGCCGAGTGGAGCGCGCTGCGCGACAAGACGCCCTTGCCGCTGTCCGCGGAGGAGGTCGAGCGGCTGCGCGGGCTCGGTGACGTGATCGACCTCGACGAGGTGCGGGACATCTACCTGCCGCTGTCCCGGCTGCTCAACCTCTACGTCGGCGCCACCGACGGACTGAGAGGGGCGCTCAACACGTTCCTCGGCGAGCAGGGCTCCCAGTCCGGCACACCCTTCGTGATAGGAGTGGCCGGGTCGGTCGCCGTCGGCAAGTCGACCGTCGCCCGGTTGCTGCGGGCGCTGCTCTCCCGGTGGCCCGAGCACCCGCGCGTCGAACTGGTCACCACCGACGGGTTCCTGCTTCCCACGCGGGAGCTTCAGGCGCGCGGGCTGATGTCGCGCAAGGGGTTCCCGGAGTCGTACGACCGCCGGGCGCTCACCCGGTTCGTCGCCGACATCAAGGCGGGGAAGGCGGAGGTCACCGCCCCGGTCTACTCCCACCTGATCTACGACATCGTGCCCGGCGAGAAGCTCACCGTGCGCCGGCCCGACATCCTCATCGTCGAGGGGCTGAACGTGCTCCAGCCCGCCCTGCCCGGCAAGGACGGCCGCACCCGGGTCGGTCTCGCCGACTACTTCGACTTCAGCGTGTACGTCGACGCACGCACCGAGGACATCGAGCAGTGGTACCTGAACCGGTTCCGCAAGCTGCGCGCGACCGCCTTCCAGGACCCGTCCTCCTACTTCCGCAAGTACACCCAGGTCTCGGAGGAGGAGGCCCTCGACTACGCCCGCACGATGTGGCGGACGATCAACAAGCCGAACCTGGTGGAGAACATCGCCCCCACCCGCGGCCGCGCCACCCTCGTCCTGCGCAAGGGCCCGGACCACAAGGTGCAGCGGCTGAGCCTGCGGAAACTGTGA
- the rplM gene encoding 50S ribosomal protein L13 yields the protein MRTYSPKPGDITRQWHVIDARDVVLGRLASTAASLLRGKHKPIYAPHVDAGDFVIIINADKVHLSGNKRTQKMAYRHSGYPGGLRSVRYDELLDKNPEKAIEKAVKGMLPKNSLGRQMLSKLKVYKGDQHPHGAQQPVPFEITQVAQ from the coding sequence GTGCGTACGTACAGCCCCAAGCCCGGCGACATCACGCGCCAGTGGCACGTCATTGATGCTCGGGACGTCGTCCTGGGCCGCCTGGCGTCCACCGCCGCCTCCCTCCTGCGGGGCAAGCACAAGCCGATCTACGCGCCGCACGTCGACGCTGGTGACTTCGTCATCATCATCAACGCCGACAAGGTGCACCTCTCCGGCAACAAGCGGACCCAGAAGATGGCGTACCGCCACTCCGGCTACCCGGGCGGTCTGCGCTCCGTCCGCTACGACGAGCTGCTGGACAAGAACCCGGAGAAGGCCATCGAGAAGGCCGTCAAGGGCATGCTCCCGAAGAACTCCCTGGGCCGTCAGATGCTCTCGAAGCTGAAGGTCTACAAGGGTGACCAGCACCCGCACGGCGCCCAGCAGCCGGTGCCGTTCGAGATCACCCAGGTCGCGCAGTAA